The genomic DNA TGGCGGCGCCGCCGACGAGGACGGCGTCGAAGAGCCGCAGGGCCTCGATACCTTCCAGGCTGTCCATGGCCTTGCCCAGCTGATGCGGGGTCAGGGAGGTGTAGACGCGGTCGCCGGTCTCGGCGAGTTCCCGGGAGGCGGCGGCGAAAGCCGGGACGGAGAAGCCCGCGGAGACGTCGATGGCCAGGGGGTCGACGCCGGCGACCAGGGAGCGGACGAGCACCTGCAGCCCCGCGATGTGGTGGGCGGGCATGGCCAGCAGCCACTGGCCCGCCCCGCCCAGGAATCGGTGGGTGGCGTCGGCGGAGCTGACGAGGTTGACGGGGGAGAGCAGCGCGCCCTTGGGCGGTCCGGTGGAGCCGGAGGTGGCCACGACGAGGGCGGTGTCCTCGTCGACGGGGGTGCCGGGGGCGAGGGTGGCGCGCAGCAGTTCGCGCCGGGCGGCGTCGTGGGCGGGGACCGGCAAAAGGGAACGCTGCCCGGCGATCGCCTCCTCCAGATCGCCGAGGATGGCGGTCGGGTGGTGGGGATCGACGGGCAGCAGTTCGAGGGGGCGGTTCACGGCTACATCGTAGCCCGGGGGTTAGGCGTAGGCCGGGGTGCGGGTCTCGGTGGTGGTGGTGCGGCGGGCGGCGAGGACGGAGTCGACGGACCAGGCGCCGGCGCCGTGGGCGGCGAGCAGCAGGCCGGCGGCGCCGATGACGCCGACAAGCTCCCAGCCGCCGTTGGCGGCGAAGATGCCGTAGGCGACGTGGGCGGTGAGGGCGGCGACGAGCATCTGGAGGGCGAGCAGGCCGCCGACGATGCGGGTGCCCAGGCCCAGGATGATGAGGATGCCGGCGATGATCTCGAAGGCGGCGACGAGCGGGGCGGCGGCGCCGGCGGCCGGGATGCCGATGGAGGCGAAGTAGCCGGAGATGCCCTCAAGGCCGGTCATGGCGAACTTGTCCCAGCCGTGGGCGATGAGCACGACGCCGAGGACGAGGCGGGCGAGAACAGCGGAAGCATTGGTGAACGTTGTCATGTCAGCGAACATACACGAGATGGTTTAATCTTCAAACTATCAACGGGGTGCGATTGTTTGTGAGTACGATTACGCCATGATTGTGCAAGTTCTTCGTGTAGCGCTCGCCTTCGTCGGCATCATCGTCGGCGCAGGCTTCGCGTCCGGTCAGGAAGTCATGCAGTACTTCGTCGGCTTCGGCATCAACGGGCTGTGGGGGGTGGTGCTGTCGGCCGTGGTCATGACCGTGATGGCGATGATCATTCTCCAGCTCGGCTCCTATTTCCAGGCCGCCGAGCACGGCGAGGTGTTCGACCGGGTCTCGCACCCGATCTTCTCCCGCGTCCTCGATCTGGGGGTGATCGTGACGCTGTTCAGCACCGGTTTCGTCATGTTCGCCGGCGCCGGCGCCAACCTCAACCAGCAGTGGGGGCTGCCGACCTGGGTCGGCGCACTGCTCATGGTCGCGCTTGTGCTGGCCAGCGGGCTTCTCGACGTCAACAAGGTCACCAACGTCATCGGTGCGATCACCCCGTTCATCATCTTCTTCCTGACGGTCGCCTCGCTTTATGTGATCTTCTTCACCGATCACGTCTCCTTCGCCGATCTCGACGTCTCGGCGCAGGCCGTGGGGTCCCCGCTGCCGCACTGGGCCGTCGCCGCCGTCAACTACGTCGGCTTCAACCTCATGGTCGCCGTGTCCATGGCCATCGTCATCGGCGGCGCCATGTTCCATCCGCGCCTGGCCGGTTACGGCGGCCTCCTCGGCGGCCTGTTGTACTCGTTCCTCCTGGTCATCTCCGCGGTGACGCTCTTCCTCGCGGTGCAGACCGTCGGCGACGACGACATGCCGATGCTCACCCTCGTCGGCGACATCCACCCCTGGCTGGGGCAGGTCATGGCCGTGGTCGTCTTCGGGATGATCTTCAATACGGCCCTGGGCATGTTCTACGCCCTGGCCAAGCGCATCTCCGCCTGGTGGGGCGGGCGATTCTTCCTCATCTACTCGATCACCGTGCTCGTCGGCTTCGTCCTCAGCTTCCTCGGCTTCAAGAACCTCGTCGGCTACGTCTACCCGGTCCTCGGCTACATCGGCCTGCTGCTCATCGCCGTCATGCTCGTCGCCTGGTTCCGCGCGCGCGGGCGCATCAACGACGAATCCGCCCGCCGCGTCAGAATCGAACAGCTCTGGCGCCGCGGGCGGGAGGTGGAGATCATTGAGGAGGTCAAGGCGTCGAACCTGGACGTGACAGACGTCCGCCAGG from Corynebacterium guangdongense includes the following:
- a CDS encoding DoxX family protein, translating into MTTFTNASAVLARLVLGVVLIAHGWDKFAMTGLEGISGYFASIGIPAAGAAAPLVAAFEIIAGILIILGLGTRIVGGLLALQMLVAALTAHVAYGIFAANGGWELVGVIGAAGLLLAAHGAGAWSVDSVLAARRTTTTETRTPAYA
- a CDS encoding YkvI family membrane protein, translated to MIVQVLRVALAFVGIIVGAGFASGQEVMQYFVGFGINGLWGVVLSAVVMTVMAMIILQLGSYFQAAEHGEVFDRVSHPIFSRVLDLGVIVTLFSTGFVMFAGAGANLNQQWGLPTWVGALLMVALVLASGLLDVNKVTNVIGAITPFIIFFLTVASLYVIFFTDHVSFADLDVSAQAVGSPLPHWAVAAVNYVGFNLMVAVSMAIVIGGAMFHPRLAGYGGLLGGLLYSFLLVISAVTLFLAVQTVGDDDMPMLTLVGDIHPWLGQVMAVVVFGMIFNTALGMFYALAKRISAWWGGRFFLIYSITVLVGFVLSFLGFKNLVGYVYPVLGYIGLLLIAVMLVAWFRARGRINDESARRVRIEQLWRRGREVEIIEEVKASNLDVTDVRQAMED